The proteins below are encoded in one region of Clostridium fermenticellae:
- a CDS encoding pro-sigmaK processing inhibitor BofA family protein yields the protein MGIEYIGYFLIAVVGLYILVKVFAWPIRILFKLIINGVIGTILLVLVNFVGNYFNFYIGINAVTALIAGFFGIPGVIFLIIFKLFL from the coding sequence ATGGGAATAGAGTATATAGGATATTTTTTAATTGCTGTTGTTGGCCTGTATATATTAGTTAAAGTTTTTGCATGGCCTATAAGAATACTTTTTAAACTTATTATTAACGGCGTGATTGGTACGATCCTTCTTGTTCTGGTCAATTTTGTAGGAAATTATTTTAATTTTTATATAGGAATTAATGCTGTTACAGCTCTTATTGCTGGTTTTTTTGGAATACCGGGTGTTATATTTTTAATTATATTTAAGTTGTTCTTGTAA
- a CDS encoding NAD(+) diphosphatase, with protein MKFNYCPICGNKLEIKYSWDEGGVPYCPIDDIMYFNTPKPCIMVAILKDDKILLLKQSYIFKNSKVLLSGYVTSGETIEETVHREVFEEAGIKVKNLEYLGSRYLEAKDIEMIEFMAYYDTGEIKRSSEVEGMNWEYIDNALDEMVEDEIGKSIVSKVLKKIQR; from the coding sequence ATGAAATTTAATTATTGTCCAATTTGTGGGAATAAGTTAGAGATTAAATATAGTTGGGATGAAGGCGGGGTTCCATACTGTCCTATAGATGATATTATGTATTTTAATACTCCGAAACCATGCATTATGGTAGCAATATTAAAAGATGATAAAATACTGTTGCTTAAACAAAGTTATATATTTAAAAATTCAAAGGTACTTTTATCGGGATATGTTACTAGTGGGGAAACAATTGAGGAAACTGTTCATAGAGAAGTATTTGAAGAGGCTGGAATAAAAGTAAAGAATTTAGAGTATCTTGGGAGCAGATATTTAGAGGCCAAGGATATAGAAATGATTGAATTTATGGCATATTATGATACTGGTGAGATAAAAAGGTCATCTGAAGTTGAGGGTATGAACTGGGAATATATAGACAATGCTTTAGATGAAATGGTTGAAGATGAAATAGGAAAAAGTATAGTGAGTAAGGTTCTCAAAAAAATACAGCGTTAA
- a CDS encoding hydrolase, with product MAKYVPEAKGILRKHVVEVPQVIRKASGISVFGKRLKSFLFTTDVAIIKNTNADAVIAVYPFTPQPIITEAIMLSADIPVFCGVGGGITPGRRIVNLAHDAEFKGAMGVVLNRPVSNKVITYIRNTIDIPVVVSVVSEDDDIEGRIKAGTTIFNVSGADRTASIVRKIRSKFQDFPIIATGGPSDDDILETIDAGANAITYTPPTTGEILSKIMNNYRH from the coding sequence ATGGCTAAATATGTACCAGAAGCTAAAGGTATATTGAGAAAACATGTAGTGGAAGTTCCTCAGGTTATAAGGAAGGCAAGTGGTATAAGTGTATTTGGAAAAAGATTAAAATCTTTTTTATTTACCACGGATGTTGCTATTATTAAGAATACTAATGCAGATGCAGTTATAGCTGTATATCCATTTACTCCTCAACCTATAATAACAGAAGCTATTATGCTGTCAGCGGATATTCCTGTGTTTTGTGGGGTTGGAGGAGGCATTACACCGGGAAGAAGAATCGTTAATTTAGCTCATGATGCAGAGTTTAAAGGAGCTATGGGAGTTGTTTTAAATAGGCCTGTTTCAAATAAGGTTATAACTTATATACGTAATACTATTGATATTCCTGTAGTTGTGTCTGTAGTTTCCGAAGATGATGATATAGAAGGAAGAATTAAAGCTGGAACTACTATTTTTAATGTTTCTGGAGCTGATCGCACGGCTAGTATTGTGAGGAAGATAAGGAGCAAGTTTCAGGATTTTCCTATAATAGCTACAGGAGGACCTAGTGATGATGATATACTTGAAACTATAGATGCAGGAGCCAATGCTATTACATATACGCCTCCAACAACTGGAGAAATATTATCTAAAATAATG